One Parageobacillus sp. KH3-4 genomic region harbors:
- a CDS encoding chemotaxis protein CheW gives MNKFVVFQLEREQYALPVTHVISIEKMADPTVVPQMPDYMVGVVRIRGELVPVLDTRKLLYGRPFEETDKTRIIVTATEDISVAFIVDEAKEILDIPEESVKQVNMLAYRQTPYFIGIASLPERLITLIDPNQLFENLEGAKTIKEHIHNHQ, from the coding sequence ATGAACAAGTTTGTTGTTTTTCAGTTGGAGCGCGAGCAATACGCATTACCTGTTACACATGTTATCTCTATTGAAAAGATGGCGGACCCGACTGTCGTTCCGCAAATGCCGGATTATATGGTCGGAGTCGTCCGCATTCGCGGCGAATTAGTGCCTGTGCTTGATACGCGAAAACTGTTGTATGGGCGCCCTTTTGAAGAAACGGATAAAACGAGGATTATTGTCACGGCGACCGAAGATATTTCCGTGGCGTTCATTGTCGATGAGGCAAAAGAAATTCTCGATATTCCAGAGGAGTCAGTCAAACAAGTGAATATGCTTGCGTATCGACAAACACCTTATTTTATTGGCATTGCCAGCTTGCCGGAACGGTTGATTACATTAATTGACCCGAATCAATTATTTGAGAATTTAGAAGGAGCAAAAACGATAAAGGAGCATATTCACAATCACCAATGA
- a CDS encoding acyl-CoA carboxylase subunit beta: MADMYDKINELYDRRREIELGGGDDKIEKQHAKGKLTARERIDLLLDEGTFVEMNPFIEHRCTDFGLDGKKGPGDGVVTGYGKINGRTVFVFSQDFTVFGGALGEMHAKKIANIMDLAAKTGAPVIGLNDSGGARIQEGVLSLDGYGHIFYRNAIYSGVIPQISVIMGPCAGGAVYSPAITDFVFMVEKTSQMFITGPKVIETVTGEKISAEDLGGARVHNTISGNAHFSGATEEEVLQQVRKLLSYLPQNNQEKPPFGPVPEEDDYRPDLADAVPIDAVRPYDVRNVILQVVDEGSFMEVQKDFAKNIVVGFARIKGEVVGLVCNQPKFMAGGLDIDSSDKAARFIRFCDSFNIPLITFEDVTGFFPGVKQEHGGIIRHGAKILYAYSEATVPKITVILRKAYGGAYVALNSKSIGADVVYAWPNAEIAVMGPQGAANIIFASEIENSPNPEETRAQKIEEYRQKFANPYVAAKYGMVDDVIDPRDTRIKIIQALDMLRHKHEERPKKKHGNIPL; the protein is encoded by the coding sequence CACGCCAAAGGGAAACTGACGGCCCGCGAGCGTATCGATTTGCTTCTCGATGAAGGAACATTTGTCGAGATGAACCCGTTCATCGAACATCGCTGCACCGATTTTGGCCTTGACGGAAAAAAAGGACCAGGAGACGGTGTTGTGACCGGGTACGGGAAAATCAACGGCCGCACCGTATTTGTTTTTTCCCAAGATTTTACCGTATTCGGTGGCGCGCTTGGGGAAATGCATGCGAAGAAAATTGCCAATATTATGGATTTAGCCGCAAAAACTGGAGCGCCAGTCATCGGCTTGAATGATTCGGGAGGCGCGCGCATTCAAGAAGGAGTATTGTCGTTAGACGGATATGGGCATATTTTTTACCGCAATGCCATTTATTCCGGCGTCATTCCGCAAATTTCCGTCATTATGGGGCCATGTGCGGGCGGTGCTGTTTATTCACCGGCGATTACCGATTTTGTATTTATGGTTGAAAAGACGAGCCAAATGTTTATTACTGGGCCGAAAGTGATTGAAACGGTGACGGGAGAAAAAATTAGCGCCGAAGATTTGGGCGGGGCGCGTGTGCATAATACGATCAGCGGCAACGCCCACTTTTCCGGAGCAACCGAGGAAGAGGTGCTTCAACAAGTGCGGAAGCTATTAAGCTATTTGCCGCAAAACAATCAAGAAAAACCGCCGTTTGGACCGGTTCCGGAAGAAGATGATTACCGGCCGGATTTGGCCGACGCAGTTCCAATTGATGCGGTCCGTCCGTATGACGTGCGCAACGTCATTTTGCAAGTCGTCGATGAAGGTTCATTCATGGAAGTGCAAAAAGATTTTGCGAAAAATATTGTCGTCGGTTTTGCCCGCATAAAAGGCGAAGTCGTCGGGCTTGTGTGCAACCAACCAAAATTTATGGCCGGCGGGCTTGACATCGATTCATCGGATAAAGCGGCCCGGTTTATCCGCTTTTGCGACTCGTTTAATATTCCGCTTATTACGTTTGAAGATGTCACCGGCTTTTTTCCGGGCGTCAAGCAGGAGCATGGCGGCATCATCCGCCATGGCGCGAAAATTTTGTACGCATATTCCGAAGCGACTGTCCCGAAAATTACCGTTATATTGCGGAAAGCATACGGAGGCGCGTATGTAGCGCTCAACAGCAAGTCGATTGGCGCCGACGTCGTTTACGCGTGGCCGAATGCGGAAATCGCTGTGATGGGGCCGCAAGGGGCGGCGAACATCATTTTTGCGAGCGAAATCGAAAATAGCCCGAACCCAGAAGAAACGCGGGCGCAAAAAATTGAGGAGTACCGGCAAAAATTCGCGAATCCGTACGTCGCTGCAAAATACGGTATGGTCGATGATGTCATCGATCCGCGCGATACGAGAATCAAGATCATTCAGGCGCTCGATATGCTCCGCCATAAACACGAAGAGCGTCCGAAGAAAAAGCATGGCAATATTCCGCTATAA
- a CDS encoding tripeptidase T → MVNQQRLVDEFLELVQIDSETKHEGDIAKVLKQKFEALGLHVIEDDAAAKTGHGAGNLICTLEATKEGVDPIYFTSHMDTVVPGKGVKPSIQDGYIVTDGTTILGADDKAGLAAMFEAIRVLKERNIPHGTIQFIITVGEESGLVGAKALDPSLIQAKFGYALDSDGKVGNIVVAAPTQAKLKVVVHGKTAHAGVAPEKGVSAITIAAKAIAKMPLGRIDEETTANIGRFEGGTQTNIVCDRVDILAEARSLVPEKMEAQVAKMKEAFETVAAEMGGRAEVDVEVMYPGFKFGDGDHVVEVAKRAAAKIGRPCELLRSGGGSDANVIAGFGIPTVNLAVGYEDIHTTNERMPIAELVKLTEMVVTIVEEVAK, encoded by the coding sequence ATGGTTAATCAGCAACGCTTAGTCGACGAATTTTTAGAGCTTGTGCAAATCGATTCAGAGACAAAACATGAAGGCGACATCGCCAAAGTGTTAAAACAAAAGTTCGAAGCGCTTGGGCTTCATGTCATTGAAGACGATGCCGCGGCGAAAACCGGGCACGGCGCGGGAAATTTGATTTGCACGTTAGAGGCGACAAAAGAAGGTGTTGACCCGATTTATTTTACGTCCCATATGGATACCGTCGTTCCGGGAAAAGGAGTGAAACCGTCGATTCAAGACGGATACATCGTGACTGATGGAACGACGATTTTAGGAGCGGACGATAAAGCCGGATTAGCGGCGATGTTTGAAGCAATTCGCGTCTTAAAAGAACGAAACATTCCGCACGGCACCATTCAGTTTATTATTACGGTCGGGGAAGAATCCGGACTCGTCGGAGCGAAGGCGCTCGATCCGTCGCTTATTCAAGCGAAATTCGGCTACGCGCTGGACAGCGACGGCAAAGTTGGAAATATTGTCGTCGCCGCGCCGACACAGGCGAAATTGAAAGTCGTTGTTCACGGAAAAACGGCGCATGCCGGCGTGGCCCCGGAAAAAGGGGTTTCCGCGATTACGATCGCCGCCAAAGCGATCGCAAAAATGCCGCTCGGCCGCATTGACGAAGAAACGACAGCAAACATCGGCCGCTTTGAGGGCGGAACGCAAACAAACATCGTTTGCGACCGCGTCGATATTTTAGCGGAAGCGCGCTCGCTAGTGCCGGAAAAAATGGAAGCGCAAGTCGCGAAAATGAAAGAAGCGTTTGAAACAGTTGCTGCAGAAATGGGCGGGCGCGCCGAAGTGGATGTAGAGGTAATGTATCCGGGCTTTAAGTTCGGTGACGGCGATCATGTTGTCGAAGTCGCGAAACGAGCCGCAGCCAAAATTGGGCGTCCGTGCGAATTGCTTCGCAGCGGCGGCGGCAGCGATGCAAACGTCATTGCCGGCTTTGGCATTCCGACAGTAAATTTGGCAGTCGGCTACGAAGATATTCATACGACGAATGAACGCATGCCGATTGCGGAACTTGTGAAATTGACAGAAATGGTTGTAACGATCGTCGAAGAAGTGGCAAAATGA